A window of the Lactuca sativa cultivar Salinas chromosome 5, Lsat_Salinas_v11, whole genome shotgun sequence genome harbors these coding sequences:
- the LOC111914856 gene encoding uncharacterized protein LOC111914856 isoform X1 — protein sequence MRCRLKEGYSWLFVTAFLQGPLILTQPVSSSRLSSSSSCSPPEEKIRKEPYISRDKVCEVDRKYLMVQLMKSTMVSPESQLQQRGKMASVKREIPEESTLYNEQQVPLHKRSKQQEDFGMGSFPVSPAQFNPLDEPSPLGLRLRKSPSLLDLIQMRLAEGNSSSKIGTDAKKANKTTAASAAATDKLKASNFPASLLKIGTWEYKSRYEGDLVAKCYFAKHKLVWEVLDGGLKNKIEIQWSDVMALKATYPDDGPGTLDVVLTRQPLFFRETNPQPRKHTLWQATSDFTGGQASLHRRHYLQCPQGLLGKHFEKLIQCDPRLNFLSQQVEIELECPYFEPKTSVFDEPNESNEYDLHREAPTSGIFDLGTRASPSGGGQSSSSRSELHDPVSRPAEFSREAPSPSSVMDTSAIEEIRRAGTEGLKGGIDRWDQIKVPGIHPSMSMSDLVNHIENRITEQRTSGNHPLSHEEKESLEILEDISRCLFNDAQYGSSTSDEKSVMSKVNSLCCLLQKDPTTFQDLEPKTNNQNDGKSVIHESKPVSVSGPGLVIQDEADDDDDDSKKNSGMSRRDSVGDLLLNLPRIASLPQFFYNF from the exons ATGCGCTGTCGTTTAAAAGAAGGATACTCTTGGCTTTTTGTTACAGCTTTCCTACAAGGGCCACTTATTCTAACTCAGCCCGTTTCATCGAGTCGACTCAGTTCTAGCTCATCGTGTTCGCCGCCGGAAGAAAAGATAAGAAAGGAACCGTATATTAGTCGCGACAAGGTTTGCGAAGTTGATCGGAAATATTTGATGGTTCAATTGATGAAAAGCACCATGGTTTCGCCGGAATCTCAGTTACAGCAGCGTGGAAAAATGGCGTCGGTGAAGAGAGAGATACCAGAGGAATCTACTCTTTATAATGAACAACAAGTCCCTCTGCACAAGCGATCTAAG CAGCAGGAGGATTTTGGAATGGGTAGTTTTCCTGTATCACCAGCACAATTCAATCCTTTGGATGAACCAAGTCCATTGGGGTTGAGGCTCCGTAAGAGTCCATCTCTGTTGGATTTAATTCAGATGAGGCTTGCTGAAGGGAACTCTTCTTCTAAGATTGGAACTGATGCTAAGAAAGCTAACAAAACCACTGCTGCTTCTGCTGCTGCTACTGATAAGCTGAAGGCTTCAAACTTTCCAGCATCACTTCTCAAGATAGGTACCTGGGAG TACAAATCAAGATATGAAGGAGACCTGGTGGCTAAATGTTACTTTGCAAAGCATAAACTCGTGTGGGAAGTTCTTGATGGAGGTCTCAAGAACAAGATTGAAATTCAATGGTCTGACGTTATGGCTTTGAAGGCAACTTACCCAGATGATGGCCCTGGTACTCTTGATGTAGTG CTAACAAGACAGCCTCTGTTCTTCAGAGAAACGAATCCTCAGCCAAGAAAGCATACTTTATGGCAAGCAACCTCAGATTTTACAGGTGGACAGGCTAGCCTACACAGGCGTCATTATCTGCAGTGTCCACAAGGGTTGTTAGGGAAGCACTTTGAAAAGCTCATTCAATGTGACCCTCGTCTTAATTTCCTGAGTCAGCAAGTTGAGATAGAATTGGAATGTCCATACTTTGAACCCAAGACTTCAGTGTTTGATGAGCCAAATGAATCCAATGAATATGATTTACACAGAGAAGCACCTACCAGTGGCATCTTTGATTTAGGTACAAGAGCTTCACCTTCAGGGGGAGGTCAGTCTTCTTCTTCCAGGAGTGAGTTGCATGATCCTGTTAGTCGCCCTGCAGAATTCTCTCGTGAAGCACCTTCACCCAGCTCAG TGATGGACACGTCAGCAATTGAGGAAATCAGAAGAGCTGGGACTGAAGGACTAAAAGGTGGTATTGACCGATGGGACCAAATCAAAGTACCAGGGATCCACCCATCCATGTCAATGAGTGATTTAGTAAATCACATTGAAAACAGAATCACTGAACAACGAACCTCAGGCAACCACCCACTTTCCCATGAAGAGAAAGAAAGCTTAGAAATCCTGGAAGACATCAGCCGATGTCTGTTCAACGACGCCCAATACGGGTCATCCACATCCGATGAAAAATCCGTAATgtcaaaagtcaactctctctgCTGTCTCTTACAAAAGGACCCCACAACATTTCAAGACCTCGAACCTAAAACCAACAATCAAAATGATGGGAAAAGTGTAATACATGAATCAAAGCCTGTTTCTGTTTCTGGTCCTGGATTGGTAATTCAAGATGAagctgatgatgatgatgatgatagtaAGAAGAATAGTGGAATGTCCAGAAGGGATTCTGTTGGTGATTTGCTGCTTAATCTTCCAAGGATCGCTTCTTTACCACAGTTCTTTTACAACTTTTAG
- the LOC111914856 gene encoding uncharacterized protein LOC111914856 isoform X2 has product MRCRLKEGYSWLFVTAFLQGPLILTQPVSSSRLSSSSSCSPPEEKIRKEPYISRDKVCEVDRKYLMVQLMKSTMVSPESQLQQRGKMASVKREIPEESTLYNEQQVPLHKRSKQEDFGMGSFPVSPAQFNPLDEPSPLGLRLRKSPSLLDLIQMRLAEGNSSSKIGTDAKKANKTTAASAAATDKLKASNFPASLLKIGTWEYKSRYEGDLVAKCYFAKHKLVWEVLDGGLKNKIEIQWSDVMALKATYPDDGPGTLDVVLTRQPLFFRETNPQPRKHTLWQATSDFTGGQASLHRRHYLQCPQGLLGKHFEKLIQCDPRLNFLSQQVEIELECPYFEPKTSVFDEPNESNEYDLHREAPTSGIFDLGTRASPSGGGQSSSSRSELHDPVSRPAEFSREAPSPSSVMDTSAIEEIRRAGTEGLKGGIDRWDQIKVPGIHPSMSMSDLVNHIENRITEQRTSGNHPLSHEEKESLEILEDISRCLFNDAQYGSSTSDEKSVMSKVNSLCCLLQKDPTTFQDLEPKTNNQNDGKSVIHESKPVSVSGPGLVIQDEADDDDDDSKKNSGMSRRDSVGDLLLNLPRIASLPQFFYNF; this is encoded by the exons ATGCGCTGTCGTTTAAAAGAAGGATACTCTTGGCTTTTTGTTACAGCTTTCCTACAAGGGCCACTTATTCTAACTCAGCCCGTTTCATCGAGTCGACTCAGTTCTAGCTCATCGTGTTCGCCGCCGGAAGAAAAGATAAGAAAGGAACCGTATATTAGTCGCGACAAGGTTTGCGAAGTTGATCGGAAATATTTGATGGTTCAATTGATGAAAAGCACCATGGTTTCGCCGGAATCTCAGTTACAGCAGCGTGGAAAAATGGCGTCGGTGAAGAGAGAGATACCAGAGGAATCTACTCTTTATAATGAACAACAAGTCCCTCTGCACAAGCGATCTAAG CAGGAGGATTTTGGAATGGGTAGTTTTCCTGTATCACCAGCACAATTCAATCCTTTGGATGAACCAAGTCCATTGGGGTTGAGGCTCCGTAAGAGTCCATCTCTGTTGGATTTAATTCAGATGAGGCTTGCTGAAGGGAACTCTTCTTCTAAGATTGGAACTGATGCTAAGAAAGCTAACAAAACCACTGCTGCTTCTGCTGCTGCTACTGATAAGCTGAAGGCTTCAAACTTTCCAGCATCACTTCTCAAGATAGGTACCTGGGAG TACAAATCAAGATATGAAGGAGACCTGGTGGCTAAATGTTACTTTGCAAAGCATAAACTCGTGTGGGAAGTTCTTGATGGAGGTCTCAAGAACAAGATTGAAATTCAATGGTCTGACGTTATGGCTTTGAAGGCAACTTACCCAGATGATGGCCCTGGTACTCTTGATGTAGTG CTAACAAGACAGCCTCTGTTCTTCAGAGAAACGAATCCTCAGCCAAGAAAGCATACTTTATGGCAAGCAACCTCAGATTTTACAGGTGGACAGGCTAGCCTACACAGGCGTCATTATCTGCAGTGTCCACAAGGGTTGTTAGGGAAGCACTTTGAAAAGCTCATTCAATGTGACCCTCGTCTTAATTTCCTGAGTCAGCAAGTTGAGATAGAATTGGAATGTCCATACTTTGAACCCAAGACTTCAGTGTTTGATGAGCCAAATGAATCCAATGAATATGATTTACACAGAGAAGCACCTACCAGTGGCATCTTTGATTTAGGTACAAGAGCTTCACCTTCAGGGGGAGGTCAGTCTTCTTCTTCCAGGAGTGAGTTGCATGATCCTGTTAGTCGCCCTGCAGAATTCTCTCGTGAAGCACCTTCACCCAGCTCAG TGATGGACACGTCAGCAATTGAGGAAATCAGAAGAGCTGGGACTGAAGGACTAAAAGGTGGTATTGACCGATGGGACCAAATCAAAGTACCAGGGATCCACCCATCCATGTCAATGAGTGATTTAGTAAATCACATTGAAAACAGAATCACTGAACAACGAACCTCAGGCAACCACCCACTTTCCCATGAAGAGAAAGAAAGCTTAGAAATCCTGGAAGACATCAGCCGATGTCTGTTCAACGACGCCCAATACGGGTCATCCACATCCGATGAAAAATCCGTAATgtcaaaagtcaactctctctgCTGTCTCTTACAAAAGGACCCCACAACATTTCAAGACCTCGAACCTAAAACCAACAATCAAAATGATGGGAAAAGTGTAATACATGAATCAAAGCCTGTTTCTGTTTCTGGTCCTGGATTGGTAATTCAAGATGAagctgatgatgatgatgatgatagtaAGAAGAATAGTGGAATGTCCAGAAGGGATTCTGTTGGTGATTTGCTGCTTAATCTTCCAAGGATCGCTTCTTTACCACAGTTCTTTTACAACTTTTAG
- the LOC111914856 gene encoding uncharacterized protein LOC111914856 isoform X3: MSQQEDFGMGSFPVSPAQFNPLDEPSPLGLRLRKSPSLLDLIQMRLAEGNSSSKIGTDAKKANKTTAASAAATDKLKASNFPASLLKIGTWEYKSRYEGDLVAKCYFAKHKLVWEVLDGGLKNKIEIQWSDVMALKATYPDDGPGTLDVVLTRQPLFFRETNPQPRKHTLWQATSDFTGGQASLHRRHYLQCPQGLLGKHFEKLIQCDPRLNFLSQQVEIELECPYFEPKTSVFDEPNESNEYDLHREAPTSGIFDLGTRASPSGGGQSSSSRSELHDPVSRPAEFSREAPSPSSVMDTSAIEEIRRAGTEGLKGGIDRWDQIKVPGIHPSMSMSDLVNHIENRITEQRTSGNHPLSHEEKESLEILEDISRCLFNDAQYGSSTSDEKSVMSKVNSLCCLLQKDPTTFQDLEPKTNNQNDGKSVIHESKPVSVSGPGLVIQDEADDDDDDSKKNSGMSRRDSVGDLLLNLPRIASLPQFFYNF; the protein is encoded by the exons ATGTCT CAGCAGGAGGATTTTGGAATGGGTAGTTTTCCTGTATCACCAGCACAATTCAATCCTTTGGATGAACCAAGTCCATTGGGGTTGAGGCTCCGTAAGAGTCCATCTCTGTTGGATTTAATTCAGATGAGGCTTGCTGAAGGGAACTCTTCTTCTAAGATTGGAACTGATGCTAAGAAAGCTAACAAAACCACTGCTGCTTCTGCTGCTGCTACTGATAAGCTGAAGGCTTCAAACTTTCCAGCATCACTTCTCAAGATAGGTACCTGGGAG TACAAATCAAGATATGAAGGAGACCTGGTGGCTAAATGTTACTTTGCAAAGCATAAACTCGTGTGGGAAGTTCTTGATGGAGGTCTCAAGAACAAGATTGAAATTCAATGGTCTGACGTTATGGCTTTGAAGGCAACTTACCCAGATGATGGCCCTGGTACTCTTGATGTAGTG CTAACAAGACAGCCTCTGTTCTTCAGAGAAACGAATCCTCAGCCAAGAAAGCATACTTTATGGCAAGCAACCTCAGATTTTACAGGTGGACAGGCTAGCCTACACAGGCGTCATTATCTGCAGTGTCCACAAGGGTTGTTAGGGAAGCACTTTGAAAAGCTCATTCAATGTGACCCTCGTCTTAATTTCCTGAGTCAGCAAGTTGAGATAGAATTGGAATGTCCATACTTTGAACCCAAGACTTCAGTGTTTGATGAGCCAAATGAATCCAATGAATATGATTTACACAGAGAAGCACCTACCAGTGGCATCTTTGATTTAGGTACAAGAGCTTCACCTTCAGGGGGAGGTCAGTCTTCTTCTTCCAGGAGTGAGTTGCATGATCCTGTTAGTCGCCCTGCAGAATTCTCTCGTGAAGCACCTTCACCCAGCTCAG TGATGGACACGTCAGCAATTGAGGAAATCAGAAGAGCTGGGACTGAAGGACTAAAAGGTGGTATTGACCGATGGGACCAAATCAAAGTACCAGGGATCCACCCATCCATGTCAATGAGTGATTTAGTAAATCACATTGAAAACAGAATCACTGAACAACGAACCTCAGGCAACCACCCACTTTCCCATGAAGAGAAAGAAAGCTTAGAAATCCTGGAAGACATCAGCCGATGTCTGTTCAACGACGCCCAATACGGGTCATCCACATCCGATGAAAAATCCGTAATgtcaaaagtcaactctctctgCTGTCTCTTACAAAAGGACCCCACAACATTTCAAGACCTCGAACCTAAAACCAACAATCAAAATGATGGGAAAAGTGTAATACATGAATCAAAGCCTGTTTCTGTTTCTGGTCCTGGATTGGTAATTCAAGATGAagctgatgatgatgatgatgatagtaAGAAGAATAGTGGAATGTCCAGAAGGGATTCTGTTGGTGATTTGCTGCTTAATCTTCCAAGGATCGCTTCTTTACCACAGTTCTTTTACAACTTTTAG